A window from Roseburia sp. 499 encodes these proteins:
- a CDS encoding helix-turn-helix domain-containing protein — MEAKNISQYKLLKSGIDNKTLDSLKKNKNITVNTLGKLCEILDCTPNDIIEFK, encoded by the coding sequence ATGGAAGCTAAAAATATTTCTCAATACAAATTATTGAAATCCGGTATCGATAACAAAACACTGGATAGTTTAAAAAAGAATAAAAACATCACGGTAAATACATTAGGAAAGTTATGCGAAATATTAGATTGTACTCCGAATGATATTATAGAATTTAAGTAA
- a CDS encoding RluA family pseudouridine synthase — protein sequence MKRTFTYQITSADAGHSIERFLKEQGFSGQNIIDLKKMPESILVNNVWEHMNYRLQPLDTLKVCMEETESSQKIIPVHLPLDIVYEDEDLLVVNKPADMPIHPSMGNYENTLANAVAWHYHTQDIPFVFRCVNRLDRNTSGLTIIAKHMVSANILSQMVAERDIHREYLAIVQDKYLPDMGIVYAPIGRKEGSTIERMVDFINGDRAITQYQVLGRENGYALVALQLETGRTHQIRVHMKYMKCPLVGDSLYNPKEASYLSTLPEGETDTRILKRQALHSAKLEFNHPITKEPLCFTQKLPEDMTEFLIQNMSFTYEEYK from the coding sequence ATGAAACGAACCTTTACTTATCAAATTACTTCTGCAGATGCAGGACATAGTATTGAACGCTTTTTAAAGGAACAGGGATTTTCCGGTCAGAATATCATTGACTTAAAAAAAATGCCGGAAAGTATTCTGGTAAATAATGTATGGGAGCATATGAACTATCGTCTTCAGCCACTAGACACGTTAAAGGTATGCATGGAAGAAACGGAATCCTCGCAAAAGATTATTCCTGTTCATCTTCCACTGGATATTGTTTATGAAGATGAAGACCTATTAGTAGTAAACAAACCGGCAGATATGCCTATTCATCCTTCCATGGGAAACTATGAAAATACACTTGCCAATGCTGTTGCATGGCATTATCACACCCAGGATATTCCCTTTGTGTTTCGTTGTGTTAACCGTCTGGATCGAAATACTTCCGGTCTTACCATTATTGCCAAACACATGGTCAGCGCAAACATCCTTTCTCAGATGGTAGCAGAACGTGATATTCATCGTGAATACCTTGCTATCGTTCAAGATAAATATTTACCCGATATGGGAATTGTTTATGCCCCGATTGGTCGCAAGGAAGGTTCTACCATTGAACGCATGGTAGACTTTATCAATGGTGACCGCGCAATCACCCAATATCAAGTACTTGGTAGAGAAAACGGCTATGCTTTAGTAGCGCTTCAATTGGAAACAGGACGTACCCATCAGATTCGAGTTCATATGAAATATATGAAGTGCCCGCTTGTGGGAGACAGTCTATATAACCCCAAGGAAGCCTCTTACCTTTCTACATTGCCAGAGGGAGAAACGGATACGCGGATTCTAAAGCGTCAGGCACTTCATTCTGCCAAGTTAGAATTCAATCATCCAATTACAAAGGAGCCTCTGTGTTTTACCCAGAAGCTCCCAGAAGATATGACAGAATTCTTAATTCAAAATATGTCATTTACTTACGAAGAATATAAATAA
- a CDS encoding FAD:protein FMN transferase, producing MKKKYQALVLAVVAVVLVGVLLWQGKGASKTDRYEAQFTDVFDTVTKIIGYGESQEVFTEQVSELKEQFDYYNQLYDIYNDYEGINNIKTINDNAGKQPVKVAPEIIKLLKLGKETYEKTGGEVNIAYGSVLRLWHDYREAGLEDAAKAELPPMKELEERAVHTDINNLIIDEEASTVYLADPEMSLDVGSIGKGYAVQQVAEYASEHGMEHLLISAGGNICVVGTKEDGENWRVGVQNPDLDSDEEYVQKVQLQDMSIVTSGNYQRYYEVKGKRYCHIIDQDTMMPSEHMASVSVIMKDSGEADAMSTALFNMDYESGKALVESMQDVEAMWILNDGTIKYSSGFSDYLAQ from the coding sequence ATGAAGAAAAAATATCAGGCACTGGTTCTTGCCGTAGTAGCAGTTGTGTTAGTTGGAGTGTTGCTTTGGCAGGGAAAAGGTGCATCGAAAACAGATCGTTATGAAGCACAGTTTACAGATGTGTTTGATACGGTAACGAAAATTATTGGTTATGGAGAAAGTCAGGAAGTGTTTACCGAACAGGTAAGTGAGCTGAAGGAACAGTTTGACTATTATAATCAGTTGTACGACATTTATAATGACTATGAAGGTATTAACAATATAAAGACCATTAATGATAATGCAGGGAAACAGCCGGTAAAGGTAGCGCCGGAAATTATAAAATTGTTAAAACTGGGAAAAGAAACCTATGAAAAGACAGGTGGCGAGGTAAATATTGCATACGGAAGTGTGTTGCGTCTATGGCATGATTATCGAGAAGCAGGATTAGAAGATGCCGCTAAGGCAGAACTTCCGCCGATGAAGGAGTTGGAGGAACGGGCGGTACATACAGATATTAATAATCTTATTATTGATGAAGAAGCCTCTACTGTTTATCTGGCGGATCCGGAGATGTCCCTGGATGTAGGAAGTATCGGAAAGGGATATGCAGTGCAGCAGGTAGCGGAATATGCCAGCGAACATGGCATGGAACATCTTTTAATCAGTGCCGGTGGAAATATCTGCGTAGTAGGTACAAAGGAAGATGGGGAAAATTGGCGTGTCGGGGTTCAAAATCCGGATTTGGATAGTGATGAGGAATATGTGCAGAAGGTACAGCTGCAAGATATGTCTATTGTAACCAGTGGAAATTATCAGAGATACTATGAGGTAAAAGGAAAACGTTATTGCCACATTATCGATCAAGATACCATGATGCCGTCAGAGCATATGGCTTCCGTTTCTGTTATTATGAAAGATTCCGGGGAAGCAGATGCGATGTCTACAGCATTATTCAATATGGATTATGAATCAGGAAAGGCATTGGTAGAATCCATGCAAGATGTAGAAGCTATGTGGATATTGAATGATGGAACCATAAAATATTCCAGTGGATTTTCCGATTATCTGGCACAATAA
- a CDS encoding Na/Pi cotransporter family protein — translation METTHILELLGGLALFLYGMQMMSQGLEAAAGNRMKQILEKLTANRFLGVAVGAGITAIIQSSSATTVMVVGFVNSGMMTLQQAVWIIMGANIGTTITGQLIALDVGAIAPLFAFIGVAMIMFLKKQKYTHFGQILAGLGVLFIGMGMMSGSMEPLQQSETFIDLMTTFSNPALGILAGAVFTAVIQSSSASVGILQALAVSGLIGLDGAVYVLFGQNIGTCITAVLASIGTSRNAKRTTLIHLMFNVIGTVIFTVLCMVTPLVSFMESLTSNPAAQIANVHTLFNIVTTLLLLPAGTGLAALAKKILPERPEERNKEQHLKYLHPLGKSAERTIGVAAIYMNQLEQEVFRMLEMAKENVDKAFWAFRIGDSEQLAVIVETEEYIDYLNKEISHYISRTIVNEANAEETYNASQYFKMIGNIERIGDHALNIAEYTEILQEHHIAFSQKAQEEMERMEQVLRVLFETLENEKRGTSEWMMRIAQLEQSMDDMTIQYREQHMERMRLGECSEEACIIYSEMLTDFERIGDHALNIAQEMEKIVTE, via the coding sequence ATGGAAACGACACACATACTGGAATTGTTAGGAGGACTTGCTCTGTTTTTGTATGGAATGCAGATGATGAGTCAGGGATTAGAGGCAGCGGCCGGAAACAGAATGAAGCAGATTCTGGAAAAACTTACGGCTAATCGGTTCTTAGGTGTGGCAGTAGGCGCGGGAATTACAGCGATTATCCAGTCTTCATCGGCTACCACGGTTATGGTAGTAGGATTTGTAAATTCCGGCATGATGACGTTGCAGCAGGCAGTCTGGATTATTATGGGGGCCAATATCGGTACTACTATAACCGGACAGTTGATAGCACTGGATGTAGGGGCTATCGCACCGTTATTTGCTTTTATTGGTGTGGCAATGATTATGTTTTTGAAAAAACAGAAATATACTCATTTTGGACAGATTCTGGCGGGACTTGGGGTATTGTTTATCGGAATGGGAATGATGAGCGGTTCCATGGAGCCGTTGCAGCAGTCAGAAACATTTATTGATTTAATGACCACATTTTCTAATCCGGCATTGGGAATTTTGGCGGGAGCTGTATTTACAGCAGTCATCCAGTCATCTTCTGCGTCAGTGGGAATTTTACAGGCACTTGCAGTTAGTGGGCTGATTGGACTTGACGGTGCAGTGTATGTGTTGTTTGGACAAAATATTGGAACTTGTATTACGGCGGTTCTGGCATCTATTGGAACCAGTAGAAATGCAAAGCGTACCACATTGATACATTTAATGTTTAATGTGATAGGAACGGTAATCTTTACCGTATTGTGTATGGTAACACCATTGGTTTCCTTTATGGAATCACTTACATCTAATCCAGCGGCACAAATTGCAAATGTACATACACTATTTAATATTGTTACAACGTTGCTTTTACTTCCGGCAGGAACTGGGCTGGCAGCGTTGGCAAAAAAGATTCTTCCGGAGCGCCCGGAGGAGAGAAACAAAGAGCAGCATCTAAAATACTTGCACCCCCTTGGAAAATCTGCAGAGCGTACCATAGGTGTGGCAGCTATTTATATGAATCAGCTGGAGCAAGAGGTGTTCCGTATGTTGGAGATGGCTAAGGAAAACGTAGACAAGGCATTTTGGGCATTTCGGATAGGGGATTCTGAACAATTAGCTGTGATAGTGGAAACAGAGGAATACATTGATTATTTAAACAAGGAAATATCGCACTATATTTCCAGAACTATTGTAAATGAAGCAAATGCAGAAGAGACTTACAATGCCAGTCAGTATTTTAAAATGATTGGAAATATTGAGCGAATAGGAGATCATGCATTAAACATTGCAGAATATACAGAAATACTGCAGGAACATCATATTGCTTTTTCACAAAAGGCGCAGGAGGAAATGGAACGAATGGAACAGGTTTTACGAGTGTTGTTTGAAACCTTGGAAAATGAGAAACGGGGAACTTCTGAATGGATGATGCGTATTGCACAGCTGGAGCAAAGTATGGATGACATGACAATTCAGTATCGGGAACAGCATATGGAACGTATGCGTTTGGGAGAGTGCTCCGAGGAAGCCTGCATTATTTATTCAGAAATGCTGACGGATTTTGAACGAATTGGAGACCATGCATTGAATATTGCACAGGAGATGGAAAAGATTGTAACAGAATAG
- a CDS encoding glutamate synthase-related protein: protein MAVYKCSVCGYLFDEEKEGKKFETLTECPVCHQPVEKFQKVENKEQKRSGGKQEKTPNKESNKVNLAYPAEYARQDESCRYMKEIHEMAVSGHSIHAAMGTTKNVPSWDDILILGAQLNPMPLDENAKVTTTVVIGKHAKRPMILENPVYVSHMSFGALSREVKIALAKGAAQAKAAMCSGEGGILPEERDASYRYIFEYVPNKYGDTDENLRKADAIEIKIGQGTKPGMGGHLPGEKVTAEIAAARNKPMGQDVISPSRFPGINTKEDLKELVTQLRNRSDGRPIGIKIAAGHIERDLEYCVYAQPDFITIDGRGGATGSSPLMIRDATSVPTIYALYRARKYLDEVHSDISLVMTGGFRVSSDVAKAIAMGADAVAVASGALIAAACQQYRICGSGMCPVGIATQDEELRKRLHIETSAKRVANYLNVTLEELRTFARITGHENLHDLSVADLCTTSREISEYTNIPHV from the coding sequence ATGGCAGTTTATAAGTGTAGTGTATGTGGGTATTTATTTGATGAAGAAAAAGAAGGAAAAAAGTTTGAAACGTTAACAGAATGTCCGGTTTGCCATCAGCCGGTGGAGAAGTTTCAGAAAGTAGAGAACAAAGAGCAGAAGCGGAGCGGGGGAAAGCAGGAAAAAACTCCAAATAAGGAATCCAACAAGGTTAATCTTGCATATCCCGCAGAGTATGCACGTCAGGATGAGTCATGCCGCTATATGAAGGAAATTCATGAAATGGCAGTTTCCGGTCATTCTATTCATGCGGCAATGGGAACGACAAAAAATGTGCCTAGTTGGGATGATATTCTGATTTTGGGAGCGCAGTTGAATCCAATGCCTTTGGATGAAAATGCAAAGGTGACCACAACGGTGGTAATTGGAAAACATGCGAAGCGTCCTATGATTCTGGAAAATCCGGTGTATGTTTCTCATATGTCTTTCGGGGCATTGTCCAGAGAAGTCAAGATTGCGTTGGCAAAAGGAGCAGCTCAGGCAAAAGCAGCTATGTGCTCCGGGGAAGGCGGAATCCTACCGGAAGAAAGGGATGCATCTTATCGCTATATTTTTGAATATGTGCCAAATAAGTATGGTGATACGGATGAGAACTTGCGAAAGGCAGATGCTATTGAAATAAAAATTGGTCAGGGAACCAAGCCTGGAATGGGCGGTCATCTTCCGGGAGAAAAGGTGACAGCAGAGATTGCAGCAGCTCGTAACAAACCAATGGGACAGGATGTTATAAGTCCCTCCAGATTTCCGGGAATCAATACAAAAGAAGATTTGAAAGAACTGGTTACTCAATTGCGTAATCGTTCAGATGGAAGACCAATCGGTATCAAAATTGCAGCAGGACATATTGAACGGGATTTAGAATATTGTGTTTATGCGCAACCAGATTTTATTACCATTGATGGAAGAGGAGGAGCTACAGGCTCTAGCCCTCTTATGATAAGGGATGCTACCAGTGTGCCTACGATATATGCGTTATACAGGGCAAGGAAATACTTAGATGAGGTACATTCCGATATTTCTCTTGTAATGACGGGAGGATTTCGAGTATCATCAGATGTTGCAAAAGCAATTGCTATGGGCGCAGATGCGGTGGCAGTAGCTTCAGGAGCGTTGATAGCAGCGGCATGTCAACAGTATAGAATTTGTGGAAGTGGAATGTGTCCGGTAGGTATCGCTACTCAGGATGAAGAATTGAGGAAACGCTTACATATTGAAACGTCTGCAAAGCGAGTGGCAAATTATCTGAATGTAACACTAGAGGAATTAAGGACATTTGCAAGAATTACGGGACATGAAAATCTCCACGATCTTAGTGTTGCAGACCTTTGCACCACAAGCCGGGAGATTTCAGAGTATACGAATATTCCGCATGTATAA
- a CDS encoding NusG domain II-containing protein yields MKKNDVIMIGIIVVIALTTWVGVNLYGEQNTKDALAVVTVNGEVYGSYPLSEDREVKIEAESGGYNLLIIEDGAASIEEASCPDKICVNHKPVDKTGETLVCLPNKVVVEIQNGEEADVDASTN; encoded by the coding sequence ATGAAGAAAAATGACGTGATAATGATAGGAATTATTGTAGTGATTGCGTTGACAACCTGGGTGGGAGTGAATCTCTATGGTGAGCAGAATACCAAAGATGCTCTGGCAGTAGTGACAGTAAATGGAGAGGTGTATGGAAGTTATCCTCTGTCAGAGGACCGAGAGGTAAAGATAGAAGCAGAAAGTGGTGGATATAATCTGCTGATTATCGAAGATGGAGCAGCGAGTATAGAAGAAGCTTCTTGTCCGGATAAAATCTGTGTAAATCATAAGCCGGTAGATAAAACGGGAGAAACATTGGTTTGCCTGCCTAATAAAGTGGTGGTCGAGATACAAAATGGAGAAGAAGCAGATGTGGATGCATCCACTAATTAA
- a CDS encoding Gx transporter family protein gives MTKKVAYMGMLVALAFIFSYIESLIPITVGIPGIKLGLANMVIIVTLFTMGTGPAFVLSLVRIVLTGFTFGNLAMMMYSLGGGMLSLLIMVIARKLKLFSVTGVSVLGAVFHNIGQILVAAIVVENSSLFYYLPVLLVSGVFFGGVIGMVGAILIKRLSGFIHRQI, from the coding sequence ATGACAAAAAAAGTAGCGTATATGGGAATGCTGGTAGCCCTGGCATTTATATTTTCTTATATTGAGTCGTTGATTCCGATTACTGTGGGAATTCCGGGAATTAAATTAGGATTGGCAAATATGGTAATTATTGTGACGTTATTTACCATGGGAACAGGCCCGGCATTTGTTTTATCATTGGTTCGTATCGTGCTTACCGGATTTACGTTTGGAAATCTGGCAATGATGATGTACAGTCTGGGAGGCGGTATGCTAAGCCTGCTGATAATGGTAATTGCCCGAAAGCTGAAGTTGTTTTCTGTTACAGGTGTCAGTGTTTTAGGTGCAGTGTTCCATAATATAGGGCAGATTTTAGTGGCTGCCATAGTGGTAGAAAATAGCAGCCTTTTTTATTATCTTCCGGTACTTCTTGTTTCCGGTGTTTTTTTCGGGGGTGTGATTGGAATGGTAGGAGCTATTCTGATAAAACGATTGTCCGGGTTTATTCATAGGCAGATATAA
- a CDS encoding trimeric intracellular cation channel family protein — MALSFMFCMDILGTIAFAISGAMVAIKKEMDIFGVNILAIITAVGGGMLRDVLIGDVPPEMFQNPIYTLVAVIIANSVFVYAYWNKKNVKSSYVNLYEKTLFLFDTLGLAVFTVDGVNAGMHSEFDSNMFLVVFLGVITGVGGGVLRDTMANELPYIFVKHIYACASILGAVVTVYCWKYLGENPAIFAGFFVIIVIRLLAAHYKWDLPRVVKK; from the coding sequence ATGGCACTTTCATTTATGTTCTGTATGGATATTCTGGGAACGATAGCATTTGCAATATCCGGTGCTATGGTTGCCATTAAAAAAGAAATGGATATTTTTGGGGTAAACATTCTGGCAATTATTACAGCTGTCGGTGGAGGCATGCTGCGGGATGTTTTGATTGGGGATGTTCCGCCGGAAATGTTTCAAAATCCTATTTATACATTGGTAGCGGTTATTATTGCAAATAGCGTATTTGTTTATGCTTATTGGAATAAAAAGAATGTCAAGAGTAGTTATGTGAATTTATACGAGAAGACGTTGTTTCTATTTGATACGTTAGGTTTGGCTGTATTTACTGTAGATGGTGTAAATGCCGGAATGCATTCTGAGTTTGATTCTAATATGTTTCTTGTGGTCTTTCTTGGCGTGATTACAGGAGTAGGCGGCGGTGTGTTGCGCGATACGATGGCAAATGAATTGCCGTATATTTTTGTAAAACACATTTATGCCTGTGCTTCTATTTTAGGTGCTGTTGTTACTGTATACTGTTGGAAATACCTGGGAGAGAATCCGGCCATATTTGCAGGTTTCTTTGTTATTATTGTAATTCGTTTGTTGGCAGCTCATTATAAGTGGGATTTGCCGAGGGTCGTGAAAAAATAG
- a CDS encoding sigma-70 family RNA polymerase sigma factor, with protein MNYTQAVQLAKEGKEEGFNFLYEDTYKSKYYLALKYMQNEEAAKDVLQDAYIRAFSKLDMLDNPEAFSGWLGIIVANTAKNALQKKKPMLFSDIMTDEENESLEYQIEDENTQSQPEIAYTRQETQELVQELISSLSEEQRMCILMFHIEGESISEIAEALNCSENTVKSRLNYGRKNLKAKAEELQKKGYKLYSIAPTPLLVYLLMSEKQSMAAEGALEFANDIIAKNVAQAVNASSSAGMSAGAGNAAKAGIGTATKAAKSGFIHTVAGKITAAAIGICITGGAVAVGVSLWNSGEETAEVVNEQEEDDVSTEEVVEEVERQEREEQQENVEPQEEISQDEEDTLSFEDLKYFSFSFSSGAGAWGTGMDIYADGSFSGGYHDSNMGETGEDHPYGTINISNFSGQFAQPVKVNEYTYSMRIRELSYDEEVGKEEIEDGVLYHYEEAYGVEGVEEFLIYLPGTSLDKLPEEVKKWLNGNAVLKNSDTEISFYVLYDEKEQYVFSSYNIIDRINRDIESAEERASDLETSIAQDALTQADYNEKTLQLYELWDAKLNDVWSVLKQTLDTETMSKLTVEQREWVAMKEEMVSEAGAEYEGGSMKPMVMNEKAAELTRDRVYELMKLLD; from the coding sequence ATGAATTATACGCAAGCAGTACAACTTGCTAAAGAAGGCAAGGAAGAAGGATTTAATTTTTTATATGAAGATACTTACAAAAGTAAATATTATCTTGCATTGAAATATATGCAGAACGAAGAGGCAGCCAAGGATGTGTTGCAAGATGCATATATCAGGGCATTTTCAAAATTGGATATGCTGGATAATCCGGAAGCGTTTTCGGGGTGGCTTGGAATCATAGTGGCGAATACAGCGAAAAATGCGTTGCAGAAGAAGAAACCGATGTTGTTTTCTGATATTATGACAGACGAAGAAAATGAAAGTCTTGAATATCAAATAGAGGATGAAAATACACAAAGTCAGCCAGAAATTGCATATACCAGACAGGAAACACAAGAGCTTGTGCAAGAACTGATAAGTTCATTATCAGAAGAGCAGAGAATGTGTATTTTGATGTTCCATATAGAGGGAGAAAGCATCAGTGAAATAGCCGAGGCTCTGAACTGTTCCGAAAATACAGTAAAATCCAGACTGAATTATGGAAGAAAGAACCTTAAGGCGAAAGCAGAAGAATTACAGAAAAAGGGATACAAGCTATACAGCATTGCACCAACTCCATTGCTTGTATATTTGCTTATGTCAGAAAAGCAATCTATGGCAGCAGAAGGTGCGTTGGAGTTTGCAAACGATATAATAGCGAAAAATGTTGCCCAAGCGGTAAATGCTTCTAGTAGTGCGGGAATGTCAGCTGGAGCCGGAAATGCAGCAAAAGCAGGTATAGGGACAGCGACGAAAGCAGCAAAAAGTGGATTTATTCATACTGTAGCAGGAAAAATTACAGCGGCAGCAATTGGAATTTGTATCACAGGAGGAGCTGTAGCAGTAGGAGTATCACTTTGGAATTCTGGGGAAGAAACAGCAGAAGTTGTAAATGAACAGGAAGAAGATGATGTATCTACAGAGGAAGTAGTAGAAGAAGTAGAAAGGCAAGAACGTGAGGAGCAGCAAGAAAATGTAGAACCACAAGAAGAAATTTCTCAGGACGAAGAAGATACATTGTCATTTGAAGATTTAAAATATTTTTCATTTAGTTTTTCGAGTGGTGCCGGTGCATGGGGAACTGGTATGGATATTTATGCTGATGGAAGTTTTTCGGGAGGATATCATGATAGTAATATGGGAGAAACAGGAGAAGACCATCCATATGGAACGATAAACATCAGTAATTTTTCTGGGCAGTTTGCACAACCTGTGAAGGTAAATGAGTATACATATTCAATGCGAATTCGTGAATTGAGTTATGATGAAGAAGTAGGAAAAGAAGAAATTGAGGATGGTGTTTTGTACCATTATGAGGAAGCTTATGGCGTGGAGGGGGTAGAGGAGTTTTTGATTTATTTGCCAGGAACCTCACTTGATAAACTTCCGGAAGAAGTTAAGAAATGGCTAAATGGTAATGCTGTCTTGAAGAATAGTGATACAGAAATTTCATTTTATGTGTTGTATGATGAAAAAGAACAATATGTTTTTTCAAGTTACAATATTATTGATAGAATAAACAGAGATATAGAGTCTGCGGAAGAAAGGGCTTCTGATTTAGAAACTTCTATTGCGCAGGATGCACTTACACAAGCAGATTATAATGAAAAGACATTGCAGTTGTATGAATTGTGGGATGCTAAGTTAAACGATGTATGGAGTGTTTTGAAACAGACGTTGGATACAGAGACAATGAGTAAACTTACTGTAGAACAACGTGAGTGGGTCGCAATGAAAGAAGAGATGGTTAGTGAAGCAGGCGCTGAGTATGAAGGTGGATCTATGAAACCGATGGTTATGAATGAGAAGGCTGCAGAGCTGACCAGAGACAGAGTTTATGAGTTAATGAAATTGCTTGATTAG